The window TTCATCGTCAGCATCGGATCGAAATACCTCGGCGGCGTGCTGCTCGATCGCATTCGACCCTATCAGGCGCCGCTGATTTTCGCCTTCGGCGGCGCGGCGACCGCAGCATGTATCTACGGCCTGATGCACAGCCAGCAGCTCGGCTGGATCGCCTTCTTCCTGCTGGCGGCCAATGCCTGCTGGGGCGCGCAGGGCGCGGCGATCCCCACGCTGTTGCAGCATTACGCCCCTCCACAGGCGGTGGGCAGCGCCTATGGCCTGATTAACGGCGTCGGCAATCTGTTCTCGGCGTTTGTGCCGATGATGATGGGAATGGTGATGGCCAGCCAGGGTAAGGTGTCTTCGGGGTTCGCGGTGCTGATGGTGTCGCAGCTGGTGACGCTGTTGGCGGGCGGCGTGCTGTTCAGCCGGATGCTGATGACGCGCGCGGCGCGGCGGGCATAGGCCGGCGAAACGCCGGCCTCGCGTTGGGCGGCTCAGCGCCCTTTCTTTTTGCGGCCAGGCTGGGCGAAACGCTTGCGGCCGGCCGGAACGCCGCCGGGCCTATCGGCGCTTTTCGGCCCGCTGACGGCAGGCTTTTTCTTGGCCGCAGGCTGGGCCTTCTTCGCAGGTTTGGCTTCCGATGAGGAATCCTCAATCGATTTAAACAGTTCGATAAGCTCGTCGTCGGTTAAATCACGCCACTCGCCCGGCGGCAGCCCGGTGAGGCTGACGTTCATGATGCGGGTGCGCTCCAGCTTGGTGACCTCATAGCCGAAATGCTCGCACATGCGGCGGATCTGGCGGTTAAGCCCCTGAACCAGCACGATGCGGAACACAAAAGGCGCTTCTTTCTTCACCTTGCACTTTTTGGTCACGGTGCCCAGCATCGGCACACCGGCGCCCAGGCCGCGAATAAACTCGTCGGTTACCGGCTTGTTGACCGTCACCCGATATTCTTTCTCGTGGTCATTACCCGCACGCAGGATCTTGTTCACCAGATCGCCGTGGTTGGTCAGGAAGATCAGCCCCTGTGAATCTTTATCCAGCCGGCCAATCGGGAAGATGCGCGTGCTGTGGTTGACGAAATCGACGATGTTGTCTTTCTCGCCGTCTTCCGTGGTGCTGACGATGCCCACCGGTTTGTTTAACGCGATAAAGACCAGATCGTCTTCATTGCGGGGTTCGATCAGCTGACCGTTGACCTTGACGACGTCCCCTGGAAATACCCGATCGCCAAGCGCCACGCGCTTGCCGTTGATAAAAACGTTGCCTTGTTCGATGTAACGATCGGCATCGCGGCGGGAGCAAATGCCGCTCTCGCTGATATATTTGTTAAGACGTGTTGAAGGCTTGGTCAGCATGCTTTCTCCATACCCGTCGTCTTTCAAGCCGCAGCGTTGTTACCTGCACTCCCCCCAGTCACTTACAAAAGCAAGCTCCCGGGGATGAGCGAGCTGGGCGCCTGGCTGCGGCTTGAAATCCATAGGGTATATAGATCCCGGTTGTGTGTATTTCTCTATGATACCGTTACAGGCGGCTCGGTTTACAGCCCCTAACCGCCTGTTAATACTCTTGGGAACTTATTTGGTTTTTTTCGCCGCCTGCAGGTACAGCATTTCCAGGCCCAGCGTCGCTGCGGCCAGCGCGGTGATTTCTGACTGGTCGTAGGCCGGCGCCACTTCAACCACGTCCATGCCGACGATGTTCAGCGACTGCATGCCGCGCACCAGCTTCAGCGCGCGATCGGAGGTCAGGCCGCCGATCACCGGGGTGCCGGTGCCAGGCGCAAACGCCGGATCGAGGCAGTCGATGTCGAAGGTCAGGTAGACCGGCATGTCGCCAACGATCCCTTTGATCTGGGTCAGCAGGTCGTCCACGCTGCGATCGTTGACCTGCGCGGCGTCCAGTACGGTGAAACCGTTGTCATGATCGAACTCGGTGCGGATGCCGATCTGCACCGAATGGTGCGGGTCGATCAGGCCTTCGTTCGGCGCATGGAAGAACATGGTGCCGTGATCGTATTTGCTGCCGTTAGCGTAGGTGTCGGTGTGGGCGTCAAAATGCACCAGCGCCAGCTTGCCGAAATGTTTGGCGTGAGCGCGCAGCAGCGGCAGCGTGACAAAGTGGTCACCGCCGAAAGAGAGCATGCGCTTGCCGGCCTTCAGCAGCTTTTCCGCGTGCGCCTGCAGCTTGTCGCTCATGTCCTGAGCGTCGCCGAAGTTGAACACGATGTCGCCGCAGTCAACCACGTTCAGACGATCGCGCAGATCGAAGCTCCACGGCCAGCGGTTGCCTTCCCAGGCCAGGTTGGTGGAAACCTGACGGATAGCCGCTGGGCCGTGGCGGCCGCCGGCGCGGCCGGAGGTTGCCATATCAAACGGAATGCCGGTGATGACCCACTCTGCATCGCTGTCGTAAGGCATGAAGTTCAGCGGAAAGCGCAGGAAACCAAAGGCGTTGGACACTAAAGAATTATCGGACTGATGGCCTAAGGTGCTCATAGTAAACCCTCGTAGTTCAACAAGTTGCCCAGACTTTGGCGCCGGGCGGTTACAAAAAAAAATCCCTCCCGCGTCGTTAGCCCGACGAGAAAGGGATTGATGTAATGTTTGTTTCGGTGCTACCGATAGAGAAGATTATGGCCGCATTTTTCCTAAGCTTCAAGCGGGTGAGATTAATTCCATACCCTGACATTTTGCTTAAGTTGGGTGGTGATGTTTGCAATGCGGAGCATCACCTTGTCGCTCGGGATGATACATCGCACCTTGGAATAGATATTTCACGCTATGTAATTATTTATAAGTCACGCTAAACTGAATGGTGGCATTAGCTTTTCCTGATGCAATGGGTAAAGCGTAGGTTTTATAACGAGCAAACAACCCTACCTCACCACTATTACTTACACTATCAGCATAGCCGCTTCTGTTAGGATAAAAGATCAGCTCATCCATTTGATAACGACTGATTTGCAGACCTAAACCTTTGGCGCTTTCAGATGAATTATCCAGCATAAATATACCAGAGCTAGAATCTGGTGTTTCGCCTTCAAATTCAAACCAAACATAAGTACTGGGAACGCAATCTGAAAATTTAAACTTGAATGGCACCCATGCACTGGTCGCATTTATCTTATTCAGTTCAGTAGCATCAAGATCCCCTAGCCCTACAGTCAAGCTTTTTGTCTGCAGATTACAAGTAGGCTTTACAATATCGGCAATAATACGCAAGTTGCCATCGCTGGCATGAGCCGTGAGCAGAGCACTTCCGAGCAGGCCACCGGTCAGGAAATAAATTACTTTTTTCATAGAAAATCCTTTTAGCATTCATTATAAATGGCCGTTCAAAGCATGTCGGCATCTATATATAATAAAGTTAATTTATTTATGGATGAACAATACTAAATTGAATATCAGCAATGGCCTTTCCGAACTCAACAGCAGAGGCATATGCGTCTGTCATTATTGCATAAGTGGTAAATTCTAATCTATTTACAGTCCCAGTTTTCAATGTAAAGAGTTCACTGAGTTCATTAGGAGCGAGATGGGTAGACGTATGGGTTGTTTCTGGATAATAGTAAATCATAAAACCAACGCCTTTGGCAGCGCCCGGCTCAGAGCTATTATTGGCCGCGAACACACTTTTTTCCCAATCCCAGCCGTTTGGATTCACCGCAGTCCCTTCAAACCTCACACGTACCTGCGAAATACTCGCCGGGCAATCCTGTAACACAATATTAAATTCTTTATGCCCGCCATGAGAGGTCGTCGTTCCTAAATTCAGAATCTGATTCTTAGAACCCGCATCGACTACGCAGGCACTTTCCACCACCCGGCCGGTCACATTAATACTCCCATCCGCCGCCTGCAGCGGCGGCACCAGCATGGCGGCGCCGAGCAGCGTCAGGGGCAGGGCTATTTTTCTCATCATTATCTTCATCCTTATTGATAGGTGAGGCTAAAGGTCGCCACCGCATTGGCTTCGCCGGCGGCGATCTGCGGTTGCGTTTGGTAATAGCGGGCGCTGAACGGGTAGCTGTGCAGCCCCTGCGGGGCGGTTTCCAACGGCAACCGCTCCCCCAATGCCAGCGGTGCGCCGCGGTAGAGCAACTGCACCCCGACGCCGCGTGCGCTGGATGGCGCATCGGGGCTGACCAGAGCCAGCACGCCCGGCGCGTCGCTGCCGGCGGCAATGCCGTCGAACTGAATGTTGACCTGGGCGCCGGCGTCGCAGGCCAGATCCAGCAGGAACGGCTGTTCGCCGCGTGTGCTGCCCTGGCCGCGAAAATCGCTGCGCGCCACGTCCCCCAGCGCCACCGTGCGGTTGCGGTTGCCCTGCAGCTCGCAGGCCAGCCGGGTGATGGCGACCGGTTTTTGCAACGCAATGTCCAGCACCGGCCGGCCGTTGACCGCGCGGCGCGCCAGCGTTTCCACCGCCAATACGCCGGAAGACAACGGCCCGGTCACCACCAGCCGCAGGCTGAGCTGTTGCTTGCCGGCGGCGATCGCGCCATCGGCCGGCCAGCCTTCATTAAAGCCGCCGTCGGTGCTCAGCGCATAACCCAGACCGCGAATGTTGGTGCTGTAAACCGCGCTGCGCCCGCTGCGTGCGCCACTGTCGTTGCCCAACAGGTTGAGGCGGGCATCGCTAACGCTTTCGCAAGGCGCCAGTGATGCCGGTTGCTGCACCTGACGCGCCCCTTGCCATATCACGCTGCCCACTGGCAGATCACGCTGCAGGGTTTGCGCGGGGATGTCGAACAACACCCGTTCCGGGGTTTCCACCTGCGGGCACTCGGCCCCCCAGGCGCTGCCCGCCGCCCATAGCCCACACAGGCCGAGCCTCCATACTCCTGTCTTCATCCTTCACTCCTTAACGACACTGGGCCGCCATCTCCGGAATCTCCGGGCCGACCGTCTCCGGCAGGCTGTAGTTGACCTGGCACTGCTGGTCAGGCTGCTTGCCCCACTGCACCTGCAGCGTGCCGCTGGCCGGCATGCCCGCCAGGAACAGCTGGCCGCCGTCGCCGACGATGCTGCTGTTGTCGCCGCCCGCCAGGCCGGCGATGGCGCCGAACGGCACCGGGCGGCCATCGGCGCGCGTCAGCGTCATCATCAGCCGCGCCCCCACCTTGGTCTGGTAGTCCGCCAGCACCACCGCACCGCGGGTTGGTATCACCGTCTGGCTGGTCAGCTCCAGCTCCACGTCGTCCGCCAGGGTGGTCGGGTCCAGCGCAATCGGGTTCTGGCGATAGGCGGAGAGATAAGGCACCACCGCATAGCCGCGAGCGTCGGTTTTCACCCCCACCTGGTTGACCACGCTCACCCCGCCGGCACCCGGCGCATGCACCAGCGCCACCGTGTCGTTCAGCGGCTGCGACAGCGTCAGCCCGCCGGCATGCAACAGCAACCCGCCCTGCATGTCATAATTCAGCCGCTGGCGCTGGCCGTCGTGGCTCAGCCCGGCGCCGAGCAGCGCCTTGCTGCCGCGATAGCCGAGCGACAGATTGCCGTTTTCCCCTTCGCCCTGGTTGCCGTAGCCGCCGCTCAGCCCCCAGTTCAGGTTGTCGCCTTCCAGCGCGGTGCCGTTTATTCCCAGAGTTTGCGTAGTCTGCCCGCGGTTGCTGTTGCTGATGCCGTAGCTGGCCCAGGTGTTGTGCGCCCACAGGTTCAGCGGAATGCTGAGATTCAGCGCCACCACCCGATCGGTTTCCGCCCCGCGGCTCTGGTTCTGGCTATAGTTGAGGCCGTAGCTCACCCCCTTGACGCTGCCGTTGTAACCCAGGCTGACCGAACGGCGCTTGCCCTGTTCACCCCAGCTCTGGTCTTCCGTCAGGCTCAGGAACAACGAGCCGGGCAATAATCCCAACCCCTGCTGCAGCGAAAGCTCTTTGCGGCTGCGGGTAGCGCTATTGTCAGCCCGGCCGTTGGTTTGCATCGCCTGTTGCAGCGTGGCGTAGCCTTCGCTGGCGTGGCGGTAACCGGCCATGCTCAGTTGGGTGCCGGTGAGCGGGAAGCTTTTCTCATAGCGCAGGCGCCACATCTGGCCCTGCTGGTTATCGCCCTGGAGCGCGCCTTCGCGCCGCCGGATCCAGCTTTGGGTGATGTCCAGCGACAGCGCGCCTGCGCGGCCAAGGTTTTGCCCCACGCCCAGCGCCAGCGAACGATAACGGTTGGCCCACTGGCCGCCGCCGTAAACCGTGGTGCCGAACGGCAGGCCGTAAATTAAAGTGCCTTGCATGAACTTTTCGTCATCGGCGCTCGCGTCCTGCGCACGGTATTGCCCGGCGGCCAGGCCGTAGCTCAGCCGCCCTTCGCGTTGCAGCACCGGCAGCGAGGCGAACGGCACCAGCAGGCGCTGTTCCGCGCCGTCGCTTTCCTTGATGGTGACGTCCAGATCGCCGCTGCCGGAAACCGCATACAGATCGCTGATTTCAAACGCGCCCGGCGGCACATAGCGTTGATCGATCACCACGCCGTTCTGGCGGATGATCACCTCGGCATTGCTTTTGGCGATGCCGCGCACCACCGGCGAGTAGCCGCGCAGGCTATCCGGGTACATCTCCTCCACCGAGGCCAGCAGCATGCCGCGCAGCGGCAAGGAGTCGAAGATATCGCCCGGCGTGGTGGCGTCGCCCAGCGTCAACAGCCCGTTCAACGGCGTGATATCCCGTTGCACATAGCTGTTCAGCGTGCGCCAATGCGCTTCGCTCCGGCTGTCGCGGCTCCACACGCCGTCGTGCCGTACGCGCCAGGCCCCCCAGTTGGCGCCGTTGCGCAGGTTAACGAAATAGCTGCTTTCATTACCGCCGCCCTGCCGGCTGCGATCGTTCGCCCCGCGCAGGGTATAGTTGCTTAACACCGCCGGGATGCCGCTATCCCACTGCTCCGGCGGCACGTAGCCGCGCGCCTGGCGCTTTAACGCCGCCTGCGGAATGCTCAGCCTAAGCTGTTGCTGCTCGAACTGCAGTTCCGCTCTGGCACCGGGGATCGCCTGCGGCAGATTGATGCACTCACCGGTCTGCCGCAAAGCGGGAAACGCGGTGAGATCGACGCCAAACCCGGCCAGGTCTTCCAGCGTCAGGCAGGGCTGCAGCCGCTCCTGGCCCTGGGCGTCCGGCTGCAGCGAGAAGGCCAGCGTGCGGGTATCCAGCCGCTGTTCGTTGAGAAACACATCGACGCGGTATTCCCCCGGTGGCTGTTTGTCGCCGTCGGAGAACAGCGCCAGATCCACTTCGGTTTGCGGCGTATTGCCTACCTGCAGC is drawn from Serratia entomophila and contains these coding sequences:
- the rluF gene encoding 23S rRNA pseudouridine(2604) synthase RluF; this translates as MLTKPSTRLNKYISESGICSRRDADRYIEQGNVFINGKRVALGDRVFPGDVVKVNGQLIEPRNEDDLVFIALNKPVGIVSTTEDGEKDNIVDFVNHSTRIFPIGRLDKDSQGLIFLTNHGDLVNKILRAGNDHEKEYRVTVNKPVTDEFIRGLGAGVPMLGTVTKKCKVKKEAPFVFRIVLVQGLNRQIRRMCEHFGYEVTKLERTRIMNVSLTGLPPGEWRDLTDDELIELFKSIEDSSSEAKPAKKAQPAAKKKPAVSGPKSADRPGGVPAGRKRFAQPGRKKKGR
- the speB gene encoding agmatinase, whose amino-acid sequence is MSTLGHQSDNSLVSNAFGFLRFPLNFMPYDSDAEWVITGIPFDMATSGRAGGRHGPAAIRQVSTNLAWEGNRWPWSFDLRDRLNVVDCGDIVFNFGDAQDMSDKLQAHAEKLLKAGKRMLSFGGDHFVTLPLLRAHAKHFGKLALVHFDAHTDTYANGSKYDHGTMFFHAPNEGLIDPHHSVQIGIRTEFDHDNGFTVLDAAQVNDRSVDDLLTQIKGIVGDMPVYLTFDIDCLDPAFAPGTGTPVIGGLTSDRALKLVRGMQSLNIVGMDVVEVAPAYDQSEITALAAATLGLEMLYLQAAKKTK
- a CDS encoding fimbrial protein; this encodes MKKVIYFLTGGLLGSALLTAHASDGNLRIIADIVKPTCNLQTKSLTVGLGDLDATELNKINATSAWVPFKFKFSDCVPSTYVWFEFEGETPDSSSGIFMLDNSSESAKGLGLQISRYQMDELIFYPNRSGYADSVSNSGEVGLFARYKTYALPIASGKANATIQFSVTYK
- a CDS encoding fimbrial protein, which encodes MMRKIALPLTLLGAAMLVPPLQAADGSINVTGRVVESACVVDAGSKNQILNLGTTTSHGGHKEFNIVLQDCPASISQVRVRFEGTAVNPNGWDWEKSVFAANNSSEPGAAKGVGFMIYYYPETTHTSTHLAPNELSELFTLKTGTVNRLEFTTYAIMTDAYASAVEFGKAIADIQFSIVHP
- a CDS encoding fimbrial protein; the protein is MKTGVWRLGLCGLWAAGSAWGAECPQVETPERVLFDIPAQTLQRDLPVGSVIWQGARQVQQPASLAPCESVSDARLNLLGNDSGARSGRSAVYSTNIRGLGYALSTDGGFNEGWPADGAIAAGKQQLSLRLVVTGPLSSGVLAVETLARRAVNGRPVLDIALQKPVAITRLACELQGNRNRTVALGDVARSDFRGQGSTRGEQPFLLDLACDAGAQVNIQFDGIAAGSDAPGVLALVSPDAPSSARGVGVQLLYRGAPLALGERLPLETAPQGLHSYPFSARYYQTQPQIAAGEANAVATFSLTYQ
- a CDS encoding fimbria/pilus outer membrane usher protein; this encodes MNSKTAPRRRKPRPREYRLAPLAWQIAGLLMCSGMAQAEYRFSSSLLQVGNTPQTEVDLALFSDGDKQPPGEYRVDVFLNEQRLDTRTLAFSLQPDAQGQERLQPCLTLEDLAGFGVDLTAFPALRQTGECINLPQAIPGARAELQFEQQQLRLSIPQAALKRQARGYVPPEQWDSGIPAVLSNYTLRGANDRSRQGGGNESSYFVNLRNGANWGAWRVRHDGVWSRDSRSEAHWRTLNSYVQRDITPLNGLLTLGDATTPGDIFDSLPLRGMLLASVEEMYPDSLRGYSPVVRGIAKSNAEVIIRQNGVVIDQRYVPPGAFEISDLYAVSGSGDLDVTIKESDGAEQRLLVPFASLPVLQREGRLSYGLAAGQYRAQDASADDEKFMQGTLIYGLPFGTTVYGGGQWANRYRSLALGVGQNLGRAGALSLDITQSWIRRREGALQGDNQQGQMWRLRYEKSFPLTGTQLSMAGYRHASEGYATLQQAMQTNGRADNSATRSRKELSLQQGLGLLPGSLFLSLTEDQSWGEQGKRRSVSLGYNGSVKGVSYGLNYSQNQSRGAETDRVVALNLSIPLNLWAHNTWASYGISNSNRGQTTQTLGINGTALEGDNLNWGLSGGYGNQGEGENGNLSLGYRGSKALLGAGLSHDGQRQRLNYDMQGGLLLHAGGLTLSQPLNDTVALVHAPGAGGVSVVNQVGVKTDARGYAVVPYLSAYRQNPIALDPTTLADDVELELTSQTVIPTRGAVVLADYQTKVGARLMMTLTRADGRPVPFGAIAGLAGGDNSSIVGDGGQLFLAGMPASGTLQVQWGKQPDQQCQVNYSLPETVGPEIPEMAAQCR